Within Acidimicrobiales bacterium, the genomic segment GCCGCCGGCCTCGATCCAGCCGACGTGTATGAACGCCACCCCCACCTGGTTCACGTCGCCATCGCAGACTTCGGCCTCAGCGGCCCTCAGTCGGGATGGCACCTCGAGCCGCTTCCAGCCCTCGCCGCATCCGGCACTCTGCACGCAAGCGGGTTCCCGGACCGCCCACCTTGCTGGATCCCGGGACATCTCGCCCACGACTGCGCGTCTGTCTATGCGGCGCTCGGAGCGATCTCGGCTCTCATGGACCGGGGTCGGACCGGCGAGGGTCAGCTCGTCGAGGTCAGCGTGCAAGAAGCGGCGCTCGCCGGCACCGTGCCGTGGTCTGTGGTCCTGCAGGACTACGCCAAGATCAACCCGTTGCTCCCGGTCCAGGGAACCCGCAACGCAGACGGCTCCTACTGGGTACTGCCCGCCTCCGACGGTTGGGTGCGCACCGTCATCGGCAACAGCAAGCAATGGCGCGGCTTTCTGTCCGTCCTTGGAAATCCCGAGGCGCTCGAGCAGCCGGAATGGAAGAACCCCGTCTTCCGGATCACCAACAGCGACGTGGTGCGCCTCATCGCGCAGGAGCGGCTGACCGACCGTACGCGCGCCGAGCTATTCCAGGAGGCGATGCAGTCGGGCGCGACCGTGGGAGTCATCCACCAGCCGTCCGAGTTCGTCGCCCATCCGCAAACCAAGGCTCGTCAGGTGTTCCTCGACACGGGTTTCGACGAGCTCGAGGGCGCGCCCTTCGTCGCACCGCCGCTTCGCCTCTCCGCAACGCCCAGCTCCTTGCGCAAAGGCGCGCCACGCAATGGCGATTCCGAGCCGGCCTGGGAGGCGCGAACGCCCTCACATCCTGTGTCTACCGGAACCGGAGGAAGAGGGCTGCTTCTCCAAGGGATCCGCGTCGTGGAATTCGGGATGGCGGCTGTCGTTCCCGAAACGTGCATGGTCCTGTCCGAGCTGGGAGCCGACGTCATCAAGATCGAATCCGAATCCCATCTCGACGTGCTCCGGGCGACCGGCATGGGTCGGGTCAACTGCGGCTTCGCGTTCAACGCCGAGTGTCGCGGCCGGCGCAGCGTTGCGCTGAACTTAGACTCGGCGGAAGGCCGGCGACTGGCGTTGGAGCTTTGCGCTACAGCCGACGTGGTTGCCGAGAACTACCGCGGCGGCGTTCTCGACGATCTGGGCCTCGGGTTCGAACAGGTGAAAAAAGTCAACCCGGCGGTGATCTACGTCACCTCGCAGGGATACGGCCGCGAGGGGCCGTTGGCCCGGGTTCCTGCATACGGGCCCCTCAACCTCGGATTCGTGGGGCTGCACGGCCTTTGGAACCACCCCGACGCGCCCTATCCGTGTGGTACTTCTCTCAACCATCCCGACCACATCGCCGGCAAGATGCTCGCGGTGGGAGTGCTCGCCGCGCTCGACCACCGGCGCAGGACCGGTGAAGGGCAGCTGGTCGACATGGCACAGACGGACCTTGCCGCATTCCTTCTGGGCGAGGCTTACCTCGAGGCCTTCGCGTCCGGCGTCGACCCTCGGCCGCTCGGCAATGCCAGCCCTCACGCCGTTCCACACGGTGTGTATCCCGCGGCCGGAGAGGACAGCTGGCTCGCTGTCGCCGTTCCCGACGACGCCGCTTGGGTTCGGCTATGCGGGGCGTTGGGCTGGCCGGAGTCGGAGGATGAATCGACTCTGGCGGGCCGTCTCCAACGGCGCGGCCTGATCGACGAACGCCTAACTGCATGGACCTCCTCCCGCGACTCCGCAGACGCGGCACGGTTCCTGCAGGAGGGAGGCGTCTCGGCGATGCCTGTGCTGGGCCCGCTCGATCATCTGTCCGACCCTCACTTGATGGAACGGGACTTCATAGTGCGGCTCCACCACCCCGAAGTGGGGGACGAGCGACACGCGGGCAACCCCCTGCGCATGTCGGCGCTTCGTCAACGCACCGCTGCATCAGCCCCGTGCCTGGGGGCGGACACCGAGGAGGTGTTGAACTCCGTATTGGGGTTGTCGGTCTCCGACGTGGCTGCCCTGATCGAGAAGGGGGTCTGCCGGTGACCCTTCAGGTCGGCTTGCGGGCCAGATAGCCGACGACCTTGATCTCCGCGCGCAAAGGCAGTCCGTCGGACAGGCGCGACCGGGCTTCTTCGACAGCGGCCTGGTAGAACGCTTCCTCGCCGACGTTCTGGATCGCCTCGTACGCCGGTCCGGTGGACGCGAGAGCGCGAGCAAACAGGTCGGGGTCAGGAAACTCCCACGCGAAGGGAACGTCCGCCCGCCGGACGTCGACGAACCCGCACGACTCGAGGAGTTGCTCGCCCAAACCGGGACGGCCGAGCGACACCATGGCCGCCTGATTGTCGACCTTCTCCTCGGTGGCGAGGCGGAACGGTGCCAGCGCCCACGCGCCCGGCGACACCTTCAGATGTCCCCAGACCGTCAGTCCGAACCGTCCGCCCGGCTTGAGGACGCGGTAAATCTCGGTGACCGCGTCAGGCGTCGTGCCCCAGATACCGCGGAAGCTGGTGGCGACGTCGAAGGATTCGGCTTCCCACGGGAGGTGGTTCATGTCCCCGACCCGGATATCCGAGCCCGGGCTGCGAAAGCGGGCGACCGACACCAATCTCGGCGAGGCGTCGATGCCGGCGCATTGCGCGCCGCGCAGGTGCGCCAGCTCGAGAGACAGCCCGGCACCACAAGCGACGTCGAGAAGCCGGTCGCCGGCTCCTACCTCGAGTTGATGGTGGACGTAGATGTACTCGCGGCAGTTCTGCGGCTCGTGCAGGGTCGCACAGTCGACCGCTTTGCGGCCCCATCCTTCGTCGACCAACTTCCATTGCGGAGTGGACGAATCCGATGGGGTCATCGCCGTCATTTCCCGGACGATCCCAGGCGGGTGGGGCGCTTGGCGCTGATCACTCCGGTGTCGAAACCGGCGAGGTGCAGGCCACCCGCAAAGCGGGCGTGCTCGATCTTCACGCAGCGGTTCATCACCACCGAGAGTCCCGCGGCGTGAGCCAGCTCGGCGGCGTCGTCGCTCCACAGCCCGAGCTGGGCCCAGAACGTGCGGGCCCCTGCCTCGACCGCGTCCGCCGCGACGGCCGGGAGCTCCGCCTCCCGGCGGAACACATCCACGAGATCCGGGGACTCCGGTAGATCGCCCAACGTCGCGTACACAGGGTGGCCGAGGATCGACTTCTCCCTCGGGTTGACGAACCATACGGTGAAGTCGGTGCTCGAACTCAGCAGGTAGGTAGCAACGAAGTGGCTTGCCCGCGCAGGGTTGGACGACGCGCCCACGATCGCGACTGTCTTGGTTCGGTTGAGGATCTGCAGTCGCTCCGGCGCGGTCGGTGGCCGCCACGGCTCTAGTGCGGATTCGGATCGCTCGGCGCGGAGCGGTGCGGTCATTTGTCCGCCTTCGAAGCGATCGTCAGCGCCCGGTCGAAGTCCCAGATGATGTCGTCGAGATCCTCGATCCCGACTGACACCCGCACCAGGTCCGCCGCCACACCCGCGGCGGCGATCGCCTCGTCGGAAAGCTGCCGATGAGTGGTCGATGCGGGGTGGATCACGAGCGTCTTGGTGTCGCCGATGTTGGCCAGGTGGCTGGCGAGCTCAGTAGCCTCCACGAAGGCCTCGCCCGCTTCCCTCCCGCCCTTGAGTCCGAACGAGAAAACCGCACCGGGCCCGCGCGGCATGTAGCGGCGGGCGAGGTCGTGATAAGGCGAGGCGGTGAGGCCGGCGAACGCCACCCAGGCAACGGCAGGATGGTCGGACAGGTACTCGGCGAGGCGCATTGCGTTTGACACGTGGGCATCCATACGGAGCGACAGCGTTTCGAGGCCCTGCAGCAGGAGGAACGCGTTCAGGGGCGCAAGGGCGGCTCCGAAATCGCGCAGCTGTTCGACGCGCAGCTGAGTGCAGAAGCCGTACTCGGCGAAGTTGTCCCAGTAGCGCAGGCCGCCGTAACTGGGAACCGGCTCCGTCATTCGGGGAAAACGGCCGTTGGCCCAATCGAAGCGCCCGCTCTCCACGACCACGCCACCCATCGACGTGCCGTGCCCTCCGATGAACTTGGTAGCCGAGTGCAGGACCACATCTGCGCCGTGCTCAAAGGGGCGGCAGAGGTAAGGAGTGGCCATGGTCGAGTCCACTACGAGCGGCACGCCCAAAGAGTGCGCGCCGTCGGCCAGAGCCTCGAGGTCGGCGACAACACCAGAGGGGTTGGCGATGATCTCGGTGTAGAACGCCTTGGTTTCGGGACGTGCTGCAGCGACGAAAGCGGCGGGGTCGTCCGGAGCGACGAACGTGGTCTCGATACCCAATCGCCGAAGCGATACGTCGAGCAGGGTATGAGTGCCGCCGTAAAGGGCGGCGCTGCTCACGATGTGATCGCCAGCGCCGGCGACTCCGGTGAATAGAAGTGTCTCTGCGGCTTGGCCGCTCGACGTGGCGACAGCACCGATACCGCCCTCCAGGTTCGCCATTCGTTCTTCGAACGCGGCAACGGTCGGGTTCGCGATCCGCGTGTAGATGTTTCCGTACTTCTGCAATGCGAACAGGTCGGCGGCGTCGGCGGCGTCCTCGAACACGAAGGCGGTGGTCTGGTAGATAGGAACGGCGCGCGCCCCGGTCGTGGCATCGGGCCGGTTACCGGCGTGGACGGCTCTTGTGCGGAAACCCCACTCGTGATCCTGCACCGTTGCAATGTTATTGGGCACCGGCCGATCAGGTGACCTTCGCCAGCTCATCCAAGTAGTCACAAAGGTGGGTGCTGAGGTCGTGTGCGTCGTCCCCGGCTCCGACGATGAGGGTCGATTTCCGCCGGCGCAGGAACGTGGTGCCCATCACGTACACGCCGGGCACGTTGGTGACACCGCCCTCGTGGCGAACGTTCCCCTTGGCGTCAAGGACCGGAACGTTCAGCCACGGGTACTCGGGGCGGTAGCCGGTCGCCCAGACGATCGTCTTGATGTCGCCTCTGCCAAGGGACAGCATGAGCGGCGGTTCGGGCGGCACGTCGGTTGCGGGGAACCTTTCCGGTGGATCGGTTTCAGTGTCGACGCCGTGTTCGGTCGCCCATTCGTCGAGTGTGTCGAGCAGCCGACCCATTTTGAGGTCGGCGAGCGCGCATTGGTTGGGCAGAGATCCGGAAAACTGCGCTGTCCCTTCGCTGGTCATTCCGGCGAGACGCCCGACCAGACGCACACCGATTTGCTGGAGAGAGTTGAGGTCGACTGTCAGCCTCGCCGGGGTGCCCACCAGCTGGAACGAGGACACGTGGCGGGCGCGGACGATGTCATCGACTTCGTCGTAACGCTCGTCGAGGACGCCGGCGGCGTCGAGCCACCACATGATGTCCATGCCTCGGTACAGCCTGGGCATCCGGACGTGCCCGCCGACGGCGAGGGTGACGGGGCGACCGGATCGGTGTATCTCGTCGGCCAGCTGCACACCTGTCGACGCGGCTCCGACGACCAGCACCCCACCTTCGTCGAGTTGGTCCGGGTTCCGGTAGTCGGACGCGGCCAAGCAGGTGACGGTCGGCGGGATCGCTTCTGCGAACCCCGGAACGTCGGCGCGGTGGTACGGGCCGCTCGCTATCACGACCGCTTTCGCCCTCCACTCTCCGTTGGTGGTGAGGACGCGGAAGCCGTCGTCGATCGCGTCGACGGAGGTGACCTCGGTGTTCGACTCGACCGGAGCTTCGATCGTTTCGGCGTAACACGCGATGTAGCCGACGATCTCGGACATCGTCATGTAACCGTCCGGGTCGTCGCCCTGGTAGCGATAGCCGGGCAACCGGCTCAGCCAGTTGGGCGTGAGCAACCGCAAGGAGTCCCATCGTTCGGTTCGCCAGGAGTTGGCGACCTTTCCGCGTTCAAGCAGGACGTGCTCGATCGAGCGTTCGCTCAGGCACCGGCTCATGGCGAGACCGGTCTGCCCGGCCCCGATTATGACGGCCGAGACCCGCTGCATCCAGACCTTGGCGTGCCGTCAGAAGCTGACGGTCACTCGACCTCTACTGTCACGCGCGTCGGGTTGGTGACGATGTCGTACACCGCCGACCTCTTTTGCGACTGTGCCACCAAAGCCTTGATGTCGTCAGGCGAGGCGTCGGCGTCGATCTTGTAGCTCACCCGGATCTGGCTGAACCCGTTGCGGACTTCCGGATCGCAGCCGAGAATTCCACGGACGTCCATGTCGCCTTCGAGCGTGGCGGTAACCGACCGAAGCTGTATCTCCCGGTTCTGCGCGACCGCCGCAACACCGGCAGTGAGGCAACTCGCCAGGCTGACGAGAAGCAGCTCGACCGGCGTCGGCCCGTTGTCCTCGGATGAGAACAGCTCAGGGTGATCTCCGTCAAACGTGAACTCGGTGCGATGCTTCTGCTCCTCGCCAAGTCCGAAGAAACCCGAGACGCTGCTGCGGCTATGGGTCCCGTTGACCCATGTGTTGCTCGCCCTCCATTTGAAGTTGGCTCCTTCGGGCTGCTCGGTGAGCATGTTCCGCGCAGTCATTAGGAACGCGACGTCGACTCCGTTGTCAACTGGAGTAGCGGTGCTGGTCATCCTCTCACCTCCGGGTTGGGTTGCCACCGGCAGTACGGGCTCTACTAGGCCCCGAAGGCGAAGCTACCATGGATTCCTGATCGCCCAGGTCGGCTATCGGATCGAATTAGTCGAATGGTCAAAAGGTCTCCGAACTTTCGCCCAGCCGCGACCAGCGGCGTCTGGTGGCCAGGGGATGACCCCGGGCACCGCACGTTCGCGAGCTTGTTCTCCGAGGAATCTCTCAAGCTGGAGGGAGGCGGCTCGTTCGGTCCAATCACGGCTGCTTATGAGACGTGGGGCACCGCTTCCGCGGCCCGGGACAACGCGGTCCTGATCGAGCACGCTCTAACCGGGGACAGCCACGCCGCGGGACCGGCAGGTCCGGGCCACCGGACCCCGGGGTGGTGGGATCCGCTGATCGGTCCTGGAAGGGCGATCGACACGGATCGGTGGTGGGTGATCTGCCCCAACACGCTCGGCGGGTGCCAGGGGACGACGGGACCGGTCTCGCCCTCTCCGGACGGATCGCCGTGGGGATCGCGCTTCCCAGCGATCACCATCAGGGACCAAGTGTCGGTCGAGGCCGCCTTGGCGGACTCGATCGGCATCGAGCGTTGGGCAGCCGTGGTCGGGGGGTCGATGGGTGGCATGCGGGCCCTGGAGTGGGGGGTCACCTATCCCGAGCGGGTAGAAAGAATGATCGTCGTCGGTTGCGGCGCCGCAGCCACCGCTGAGCAAATCGGGCTGTGCGCGGTTCAAGCTCACGCAATCCGGCTCGACCCCTTGTTCAACGGAGGCGACTACTACGACGGAAGACATGGCGACGGACCCCAGTTGGGACTGGGCCTGGCCCGGCGCATCGGTCACATCAGTTACCGGTCCGAGCTCGAGCTGGCTTCTCGCTTCGGGCGGGATGCCCAAGCTGCCGAGGATCCGCTGGCGGGTGGCCGGTACGCCGTCGAGAGCTACCTCGACCACCACGGGGACAAACTTCGCCGGCGTTTCGACGCCAACAGCTATTTGGTGCTCAGCCGGGCGATGGATCACCACGACGTCGGACGTGGACGAGGAGGAGCCGAGAGAGCGCTGTCCTCAGTGCTTGCCAGGTCGACTGTCGCGGCGATCGACTCGGACCGGCTGTACCCGCCCCGGCTGCAACAGGAAATAGCGGAGTATCTGCCTGACCGCCCTCGCGTGTCGCTCATACATTCGCTTTACGGTCACGACGGCTTCCTCATCGAGTCGGAGCAAGTGGGCGACGTCATCGCGGCGGCTCTGCTAAGCAGCTGAGATGCGCGCTTGGCAGGTCACCAGGTTCGGGTCTCCTTCTCACGCGCTCGAAGTGCGCGAAGTTCCCGAGCCGGAGCCGGGGGCCGGGGAGATCCTGGTACGTGCGACCGCGAGCGTCCTCAATTACAACGAGGTTGATGCCTGCCACGGGCGGTATCTGACCATCAACCCCCCGTTGCCGTACACATTGGGCATGGAGTGTGTAGGCGAGGTGGTTGCGGTCGGGGTGGGCGCGGAGGAATGGATCGGGCGACGGGTAACTGCAAGTGGCCGGGCAGGGACTGGAGCTCACGCCGATCTGGTCGTCTGCTCCACCGCGATGGCCTTCGAGGCGCCGACGAAGTTGAGTGACATTGAGGCTGCGGCATTTTTCTATCCGTTCCATCTCGCTTACCTCGGCTTGCACGAGCGCGGGCGACTCGATGCTGGCGAAACGGTCCTCATCCACGCGGCTGCCGGCGGCGTCGGCTCGGCCGCGGTGCAGCTTGCGGTCGCAGCCGGGGCGCGGGTGCTCGCGACGGTGGGGAGCGACGACAAGGCGCCCCTGGTCAAGTCGCTGGGGGCGGACCTGGTGATCAACTACCGGACCGACGATTTCGTCAGGGCGGTTCTCGACGCCACTGGCGGTCGGGGTGTGAGCGTCTGCTTCGACGGGGTCGGAGGCTCGACGACGCTGCGCTCGCTCGAGTGCCTCTCCCATGGAGGTCGTCATCTGTGCGTCGGATTCGCGGAAGGAATCGAAGCGGAGGAACAGCCGATGGTCTCGGGGCGTGCCCTTTGCTTCGGGAACTTTGATTTGGTGGGGGTGATTCTCGCTTATACCGATCCCGCGCTCGTTCCCTATCTCAAGGACTTCCTTCCTGTGCCCGTTCCGAAGTTCAACCCTCCCACCACAGACGTGGGTCGGCGGGTACACGAACATCTGCTGGGCTTGCTGGCCGCAGGAAGCATCCGCCCCGTTGTCGGGGAGACGGTCCCCTTCGAGGGTCTGCCCGGAGCTCTGGAGGACATGGAAGCCCGACGGACCGTCGGTCGGACAGTCGTGACGAGATGACGCCGACAAGCCGGCCGTCGGGTTCCGCGCGTATGAGGGTCGCAGAGATGCTCGGTGTCGAGATTCCGATCATTCAGGCGCCGATGACCTATATCGCGGGCGCGCAGCTCGCCGCCGCGGTGTCGAACGCGGGCGCACTGGGCATCATCGAAACGGCGTCCCCGCAGGGCCGGGAAGACCTCAAGCGGGTGCGAGATCTGACTGACCGGCCGGTCGGGGCGAACGTTGCTCTGGCTGTCCGTAAGGACCCGAGCGTGGTCGAAGTTCTCGCCGACGCGGGCATACGAGTGGTGACGACATCCTCAGGCGACCCGGGCCTTCTCACCGACCGGCTCCACGACGCGGGTACCACCGTGTTCCACGTAGTGGGCACGCTCCGCAACGCCCTCAAGGCGGTCGACGCGGGGGTCGACGGCTTGGTCGTCGAGGGCGTCGAGGGAGGCGGGTTCAAGAACCGTCACGGTGCGTCGACCCTCGTGGTCCTCCCGCTGGTTGCATCGCGCGTGACCCTGCCGATCGTTGCCGCGGGCGGCATCTGCGACGGTCGTTCGATGGCCGCGGCCATCGCGCTGGGAGCGGAGGGGGTCCAGATGGGAACCCGGATGCTCGCGTCCAGAGAGTCGCCGGTCCACCACAACTTCAAGGATGCGGTCGTCGCGTCTGAGGAGACGGGCACCGTTCTCTTGTCGTTGCCCGGGATGCCAACCATGCGCGTCATTCGGACAGCGACGGCGGATCAGGCGGCCACGACAGGACGGTCCGAAACCCGCCTCGACGGTGCCCAGACGCTGTATTTCACCGGTGACATGGAAGCCAGCCTCGCCAACACCGGTCAGGTCGCTGGGCGGATCGACCGAGTGGAATCGGTCGCCGACATCGTGCGAGAGACGTGGGAGGGCTGCCGCCGCGCGCTCAGAGAGGCCTGCGACAGGCTGGGCAACGTATAGTTCCTCGATGCTACTCACCGAGTTCTCGACCGACGCCGAGCAATTCGAGGCGGCTACCGGCTGGTCCATCAAGCCCCAAGGAGCGTGCAAGGGGGAAGTGTGCGTCCCGTTGGGGGCCGGGGCGTTCGATCTCGCCGACACCTGCCGGAAGCTCGGGATGGCTGTCGTCAACGACCCGGAGCTCGGCGTATGGGCGATCGGACCGGAGACGACCGGGGGTCGGGCGCTCATGTCCGCTGAGGCACCGGATCTCGTCCTGCCCGACCTCGAAGGTCGGGAGTTCTCTCTCCGCTCCCTGCGAGGCCAGAAGGTGGCGCTCGTGGCGTGGGCCCCCTATTGAGGCTGCCGTTGGGACCTGCCCGGGTGGCAGGTGCTGTGGGAGGAGCTAAACCCTCTCGGACTCGAGATCGTCGACGTCTGCCTGGAGATGGCGGGTCCTGAAGTCGCCCGACCGTTCGTCGAAGCGGCCGGGTCGACCCATCCGTCGCTGATCGACGAGACCCACCGGATGGACTCGTTGTTCGGGATCACCAACGTTCCGATGGTCGTCTGGATCGACGAAACCGGTACCCTCGTTCGCCCTCCGGAGCGAGCCATGCCGATGCCTGTCGGCAAGAGGGCGTTGCAGATAGCGGAAATGATCGGCGGCCTGGACGAGCGCGAGGCCTACGTCGCCAAGCTCCGGGACTGGGTCAGCAACGGTGCCGACAGCCGTTACGCCCTCAGCCCTCAGCAGGTCGTGGACAGGTCTCGCCCCCAGCCCATGACCGCCTCGGAGGCCGCCGCACATTTCGAGATCGCTCAGCACTTCTGGCGTTCCGAAGGGCTTACCGACCGGGTGATCCGGCATTTCAACGCGGCCCACGAGCTTCAGCCTGACAACGTCACTTTCAAACGTCAGGCCTGGTCCGCCCTCGCGGTGGAGCGAAACGGCGACAGCCATGAGTGGGTCCGTTTCCGCCAGGCTCCGGTCGAAGGTGAGGACTGGCCGTTCGTGACCGACTTCAACCAGGATGCCGACCTCATCATGGGGACCAACTAGTGTCGCCCGGATGGGTCGAAGACCGGCTGCGGCCCGCGTCATTTTCATAGCTGCGGCCCTCGTGCTTGCAGCGGGAATA encodes:
- a CDS encoding class I SAM-dependent methyltransferase, with product MTAMTPSDSSTPQWKLVDEGWGRKAVDCATLHEPQNCREYIYVHHQLEVGAGDRLLDVACGAGLSLELAHLRGAQCAGIDASPRLVSVARFRSPGSDIRVGDMNHLPWEAESFDVATSFRGIWGTTPDAVTEIYRVLKPGGRFGLTVWGHLKVSPGAWALAPFRLATEEKVDNQAAMVSLGRPGLGEQLLESCGFVDVRRADVPFAWEFPDPDLFARALASTGPAYEAIQNVGEEAFYQAAVEEARSRLSDGLPLRAEIKVVGYLARKPT
- a CDS encoding CoA transferase → MTGPLDGTRVVDLTDLRGAMCARILADLGADVIRIMSPAEDLSPRLSHTYRNANKRGTTIDVQSEMGRDALEPYLASAEVLVNNLGPSKCAAAGLDPADVYERHPHLVHVAIADFGLSGPQSGWHLEPLPALAASGTLHASGFPDRPPCWIPGHLAHDCASVYAALGAISALMDRGRTGEGQLVEVSVQEAALAGTVPWSVVLQDYAKINPLLPVQGTRNADGSYWVLPASDGWVRTVIGNSKQWRGFLSVLGNPEALEQPEWKNPVFRITNSDVVRLIAQERLTDRTRAELFQEAMQSGATVGVIHQPSEFVAHPQTKARQVFLDTGFDELEGAPFVAPPLRLSATPSSLRKGAPRNGDSEPAWEARTPSHPVSTGTGGRGLLLQGIRVVEFGMAAVVPETCMVLSELGADVIKIESESHLDVLRATGMGRVNCGFAFNAECRGRRSVALNLDSAEGRRLALELCATADVVAENYRGGVLDDLGLGFEQVKKVNPAVIYVTSQGYGREGPLARVPAYGPLNLGFVGLHGLWNHPDAPYPCGTSLNHPDHIAGKMLAVGVLAALDHRRRTGEGQLVDMAQTDLAAFLLGEAYLEAFASGVDPRPLGNASPHAVPHGVYPAAGEDSWLAVAVPDDAAWVRLCGALGWPESEDESTLAGRLQRRGLIDERLTAWTSSRDSADAARFLQEGGVSAMPVLGPLDHLSDPHLMERDFIVRLHHPEVGDERHAGNPLRMSALRQRTAASAPCLGADTEEVLNSVLGLSVSDVAALIEKGVCR
- a CDS encoding nitronate monooxygenase, giving the protein MTPTSRPSGSARMRVAEMLGVEIPIIQAPMTYIAGAQLAAAVSNAGALGIIETASPQGREDLKRVRDLTDRPVGANVALAVRKDPSVVEVLADAGIRVVTTSSGDPGLLTDRLHDAGTTVFHVVGTLRNALKAVDAGVDGLVVEGVEGGGFKNRHGASTLVVLPLVASRVTLPIVAAGGICDGRSMAAAIALGAEGVQMGTRMLASRESPVHHNFKDAVVASEETGTVLLSLPGMPTMRVIRTATADQAATTGRSETRLDGAQTLYFTGDMEASLANTGQVAGRIDRVESVADIVRETWEGCRRALREACDRLGNV
- a CDS encoding O-acetylhomoserine aminocarboxypropyltransferase/cysteine synthase family protein, with translation MQDHEWGFRTRAVHAGNRPDATTGARAVPIYQTTAFVFEDAADAADLFALQKYGNIYTRIANPTVAAFEERMANLEGGIGAVATSSGQAAETLLFTGVAGAGDHIVSSAALYGGTHTLLDVSLRRLGIETTFVAPDDPAAFVAAARPETKAFYTEIIANPSGVVADLEALADGAHSLGVPLVVDSTMATPYLCRPFEHGADVVLHSATKFIGGHGTSMGGVVVESGRFDWANGRFPRMTEPVPSYGGLRYWDNFAEYGFCTQLRVEQLRDFGAALAPLNAFLLLQGLETLSLRMDAHVSNAMRLAEYLSDHPAVAWVAFAGLTASPYHDLARRYMPRGPGAVFSFGLKGGREAGEAFVEATELASHLANIGDTKTLVIHPASTTHRQLSDEAIAAAGVAADLVRVSVGIEDLDDIIWDFDRALTIASKADK
- a CDS encoding OsmC family protein; the protein is MTSTATPVDNGVDVAFLMTARNMLTEQPEGANFKWRASNTWVNGTHSRSSVSGFFGLGEEQKHRTEFTFDGDHPELFSSEDNGPTPVELLLVSLASCLTAGVAAVAQNREIQLRSVTATLEGDMDVRGILGCDPEVRNGFSQIRVSYKIDADASPDDIKALVAQSQKRSAVYDIVTNPTRVTVEVE
- a CDS encoding homoserine O-acetyltransferase, with protein sequence MVKRSPNFRPAATSGVWWPGDDPGHRTFASLFSEESLKLEGGGSFGPITAAYETWGTASAARDNAVLIEHALTGDSHAAGPAGPGHRTPGWWDPLIGPGRAIDTDRWWVICPNTLGGCQGTTGPVSPSPDGSPWGSRFPAITIRDQVSVEAALADSIGIERWAAVVGGSMGGMRALEWGVTYPERVERMIVVGCGAAATAEQIGLCAVQAHAIRLDPLFNGGDYYDGRHGDGPQLGLGLARRIGHISYRSELELASRFGRDAQAAEDPLAGGRYAVESYLDHHGDKLRRRFDANSYLVLSRAMDHHDVGRGRGGAERALSSVLARSTVAAIDSDRLYPPRLQQEIAEYLPDRPRVSLIHSLYGHDGFLIESEQVGDVIAAALLSS
- a CDS encoding CoA-binding protein; this translates as MTAPLRAERSESALEPWRPPTAPERLQILNRTKTVAIVGASSNPARASHFVATYLLSSSTDFTVWFVNPREKSILGHPVYATLGDLPESPDLVDVFRREAELPAVAADAVEAGARTFWAQLGLWSDDAAELAHAAGLSVVMNRCVKIEHARFAGGLHLAGFDTGVISAKRPTRLGSSGK
- a CDS encoding NAD(P)-binding domain-containing protein; amino-acid sequence: MQRVSAVIIGAGQTGLAMSRCLSERSIEHVLLERGKVANSWRTERWDSLRLLTPNWLSRLPGYRYQGDDPDGYMTMSEIVGYIACYAETIEAPVESNTEVTSVDAIDDGFRVLTTNGEWRAKAVVIASGPYHRADVPGFAEAIPPTVTCLAASDYRNPDQLDEGGVLVVGAASTGVQLADEIHRSGRPVTLAVGGHVRMPRLYRGMDIMWWLDAAGVLDERYDEVDDIVRARHVSSFQLVGTPARLTVDLNSLQQIGVRLVGRLAGMTSEGTAQFSGSLPNQCALADLKMGRLLDTLDEWATEHGVDTETDPPERFPATDVPPEPPLMLSLGRGDIKTIVWATGYRPEYPWLNVPVLDAKGNVRHEGGVTNVPGVYVMGTTFLRRRKSTLIVGAGDDAHDLSTHLCDYLDELAKVT
- a CDS encoding zinc-binding dehydrogenase, whose protein sequence is MRAWQVTRFGSPSHALEVREVPEPEPGAGEILVRATASVLNYNEVDACHGRYLTINPPLPYTLGMECVGEVVAVGVGAEEWIGRRVTASGRAGTGAHADLVVCSTAMAFEAPTKLSDIEAAAFFYPFHLAYLGLHERGRLDAGETVLIHAAAGGVGSAAVQLAVAAGARVLATVGSDDKAPLVKSLGADLVINYRTDDFVRAVLDATGGRGVSVCFDGVGGSTTLRSLECLSHGGRHLCVGFAEGIEAEEQPMVSGRALCFGNFDLVGVILAYTDPALVPYLKDFLPVPVPKFNPPTTDVGRRVHEHLLGLLAAGSIRPVVGETVPFEGLPGALEDMEARRTVGRTVVTR